In the Oceanivirga salmonicida genome, TAAAAAATTAACAACATTATTTTTAGTAAGTATTATGTCATTTATGGCGTTTGCTTCTGATAAAACAATATCAATAGGAACAGTTAAATACTTCCCTATGCTTGATATAGTAAAAATAGCTAAGGCTGATTTAGAAAAAAAAGGTTATAAGGTAGATTTAAAAGAATTTTCTGATTATAAGACACCAAATATTGCACTAGCAACAAAAGAAATAGATGCTAACTTCATACAACATAAACCATACATGATGGTATTTAGTAAATCATTAAAATCAGACTTCGTTCCTGTTGCTGAAATATATAATGTATATGTTGCTTTTTATTCAAAGAAATATAAAGATATTAAAGATTTACCAAATGGCGCTACAATAGCATTATCAAATGATCCAGTAAATCATTCTTGGGGATTACAAGTATTAGCAGAAAATGGATTATTTAAATTAGGTAAAAAACAAGGTGATTTCTATACTGAAAAAGATATAGTTTCAAACCCTAAAAAATTTAAAATAATTAAAGTTGCTATACCTACATTAAGTCAAGCATATCAAGAA is a window encoding:
- a CDS encoding MetQ/NlpA family ABC transporter substrate-binding protein, which codes for MFKKLTTLFLVSIMSFMAFASDKTISIGTVKYFPMLDIVKIAKADLEKKGYKVDLKEFSDYKTPNIALATKEIDANFIQHKPYMMVFSKSLKSDFVPVAEIYNVYVAFYSKKYKDIKDLPNGATIALSNDPVNHSWGLQVLAENGLFKLGKKQGDFYTEKDIVSNPKKFKIIKVAIPTLSQAYQEYDLVFNWPAHMVKLGIKPLKDGVLVIDDKKENELHAVTLVTRKELKDTQKIKDLKEAMTSKKVKDFLEKNYKEQGYPVFK